A genome region from Triticum aestivum cultivar Chinese Spring chromosome 2B, IWGSC CS RefSeq v2.1, whole genome shotgun sequence includes the following:
- the LOC123044381 gene encoding SUMO-activating enzyme subunit 2 produces MASAAAPASASSEEAVKAAKVLMVGAGGIGCELLKTLALSGFSDIHVIDLDTIEVSNLNRQFLFRKSHVGQSKAHVARDAILKFRPNINIKSHHANVKDAQFNVDFFKQFNVVLNGLDNLDARRHVNRLCLAAEVPLVESGTTGFLGQVTVHVKGKTECYECQPKPIPKSYPVCTITSTPSKFVHCIVWAKELLFAKLFGDKNQDNDLNVHSKDGSSSKLDVFERDIDEDLDQYAQRIYDHVFGYNIEVALENEETWKNRRRPNPVYIRDTLPEAVKQNGSSRDCSNDHEEPSAMASLGLTNPQEIWTLAENSRVLLEAFKLFFEKREKEIGNLVFDKDDQLAVEFVTAAANIRAHSFGIPLHSLFEAKGVAGNIVHAVATTNAIIAGLIVIEAIKVLRDDYKNYRMTYCLEHPTKKLLLMPVEPFEPNESCYVCSETPLLLDVNTKVTKLKEVIDKIIKSKLGMNLPLVMIGSTLVFEDGDGLEEDEAANYALNLEKVLAELPAPVINGTKLTVEDFQQELSCSINIKHREEFDEEKEPDGMVLSGWSAPVEKQINSNGENKLAASSSSAHATDDAVEDPSKPGMKRKLDELLETKENCDASSSAQVVEDDEDCTILDGNPALIKKKRLQ; encoded by the exons ATTGACTTGGACACCATTGAGGTCAGCAATCTTAACAGACAGTTTTTGTTTCGGAAGAGTCATGTGGGACAGTCAAAAGCCCAT GTTGCTCGTGATGCTATTCTGAAATTTAGGCCAAATATCAATATAAAGTCACACCATGCAAATGTTAAGGATGCCCAGTTCAACGTTGACTTTTTCAAGCAGTTTAATGTAGTTTTGAATGGCCTTGATAACTTGGATGCTAGACGACATGTGAATCGCCTCTGCCTTGCTGCTGAAGTTCCTTTGGTTGAAAGTGGGACCACTGGGTTTCTCGGACAG GTTACTGTTCATGTCAAGGGTAAAACAGAGTGCTATGAATGCCAACCTAAGCCTATCCCAAAGTCATATCCAGTCTGCACAATTACAAGCACCCCATCAAAG TTTGTGCACTGCATTGTTTGGGCAAAGGAGCTTCTTTTTGCTAAGCTATTTGGTGATAAGAACCAAGATAATGACCTTAATGTGCATTCAAAAGATGGCAGCAGTTCAAAATTAGATGTATTTGAAAGGGAtattgatgaagatcttgatcagtATGCTCAGAGGATTTATGATCATGTATTTGGTTATAATATCGAAGTTGCCTTAGAGAATGAAGAAACCTGGAAGAATCGGAGAAGACCAAATCCAGTATACATTAGAGACACATTACCTGAAGCAGTAAAGCAAAATGGTAGCTCACGGGACTGCAGTAATGATCATGAAGAGCCTTCTGCTATGGCATCTTTAGGTCTTACAAATCCTCAAGAGATATGGACTCTGGCTGAAAATTCAAGAGTGCTTTTGGAGGCTTTTAAATTGTTTTTTGAGAAAAGAGAGAAG GAAATAGGGAACTTGGTTTTTGACAAGGATGACCAGTTAGCAGTTGAGTTTGTTACTGCTGCGGCTAATATCAGAGCTCACTCTTTTGGTATACCACTACATAGCCTATTTGAAGCTAAAGGTGTTGCTGGAAACATAGTTCATGCTGTGGCAACAACAAATGCTATAATAGCTGGTCTTATTGTTATCGAAGCAATCAAAGTTCTCAGGGATGATTACAAGAACTACAG AATGACGTATTGTCTTGAACATCCTACAAAGAAGTTGCTCCTGATGCCTGTAGAACCTTTTGAACCTAATGAATCATGCTATGTCTGCTCTGAG ACCCCTCTTCTGCTGGATGTTAACACTAAGGTCACAAAGCTTAAGGAGGTTATCGACAAGATTATAAAAAGCAAACTTGGAATGAACCTACCGTTGGTAATGATTGGCTCTACACTTGTTTTTGAGGATGGCGATGGCTTAGAGGAAGACGAGGCTGCAAACTATGCTTTAAACCTTGAGAAG GTCTTGGCTGAACTGCCAGCTCCAGTTATTAATGGTACAAAGCTTACTGTTGAGGATTTCCAGCAGGAGTTGTCATGCAGCATTAACATCAAGCACAG GGAAGAGTTTGACGAGGAGAAAGAGCCTGACGGAATGGTTTTATCTGGATGGTCTGCTCCGGTGGAGAAACAGATTAATAGTAATGGGGAGAACAAATTGGCAGCTTCTTCATCCAGTGCACATGCCACTGATGACGCTGTTGAGGATCCATCTAAACCTGGGATGAAGCGCAAGCTGGATGAACTGTTGGAAACAAAGGAAAACTGTGACGCATCTAGTAGTGCTCAGGTTGTTGAAGACGACGAAGATTGTACGATTCTCGACGGGAACCCAGCGTTAATCAAGAAAAAGAGATTGCAATAG
- the LOC123044383 gene encoding uncharacterized protein produces the protein MLPPQLPGPAGHLRLALAVTASFAISCIGRSRRRRRAKHKRIAFPPPPLRRLVSSSIRRLLPRPRPLGGGWPGRRGRRKAPAEDVVLLVLSLALGDRLAVLAEAWRASGLGQALGIWAAVWGRARRRKRTSGLRRLAALLLGIAFCALASHFRGAAFLEGLRKTGGGRKLARIFLH, from the coding sequence ATGCTCCCGCCGCAACTCCCCGGACCCGCCGGGCACCTCCGGCTCGCCCTTGCCGTCACCGCCTCCTTCGCCATCAGCTGCATCggccgctcccgccgccgccgccgcgcgaagCACAAGCGCATCGCGTTCCCACCCCCGCCGCTCCGCCGACTGGTCTCCTCCTCCATCCGCCGACTcctcccgcgcccgcgcccgctcgGCGGCGGATGGCCCGGGCGAAGGGGGAGGCGGAAGGCGCCCGCCGAGGACGTGGTGCTGCTCGTCCTCTCTCTGGCCCTGGGCGACAGGCTCGCCGTCCTCGCGGAGGCCTGGCGCGCGTCGGGCCTGGGCCAGGCGCTCGGCATCTGGGCGGCGGTGTGGGGgcgggcgaggaggaggaagaggacgagcggGCTCCGGAGGCTCGCGGCGCTGCTGCTCGGGATCGCGTTCTGCGCGCTCGCGTCGCATTTCAGAGGGGCGGCGTTCTTGGAAGGCCtccggaagacgggcggcggccggaAATTAGCGCGGATTTTCCTGCACTGA